The segment TTTCCTttacatgctaatctggtgataccccgaacgagcatctaagaagcttagaagaTCCCTGCCAGCGGTTGAGTCAACAAGTTGGTCGATCCGAGGTAGATGGAAGAGATCTTTCGGGCAcgccttgttgaggttggtgaagtcgacgcacatcctccacttaccattgtgttttcggaccatgactgggttagccagccactctaggatgaagcctgcttctaaGAGCTTGTTGATCTCCACACAAAGTGCTTCCTTTAGGTCCGATGTGAATCGACAcactttttatttgactggtcGCATGTTAGGTTGTattgacaacttgtgctcgatcacatccaTGAGGACTCTGTGCATATCAGATGGACTCCATGAAAAATATATGTGTTCGctcggaggaaagtgatgagcgtgagCCTCTATTTGGGGTCTAGGTCAGCCCCTATCTGGACCGTCCTGGTCAGGTCGGAATCATCGAGGCATACTACCTTGAGCCGCTCGTCCTGTCTGGTCGCGATGTGAACATTCACTAGGCGACCACTAGGCGTAGCGTTCTCCAGCTGTGACCCAGGAGTTAGCTCGActatgtcgaggctcctcttgttgcAGTGCAGGGTCATCTTTGCATTGCCAAAAATGGTGATGGCCCTAGTCGGActagggatcttgattgcctgaTACGCGTAGTGGGTGATgaccatgaactgggccatcgtTGGTCGCCCCAAGATCGCGTTATAAGCGGTCCCGAAGTCCGCCACATCAAATAGGACCTTTTCAGTCTTGAAGTTACTTGGTGAGTCGAAAGTGACGGGCAACTCGACTGCCCCAAGGACCTAGCCGAGGAGCTAGGGGTATTTCCAAAGAATGGGGGAGACGATTTCAACACGCTCATTGGGATTTGTAGGGCGCCCTCACGTCAGTGAAgtggaggttgatggagctccctccttCGATTAGTACGCGACCCATTCGGATGTTCTGCTCAGTGGGTTTGACCACAATAGGGTAGCGACCAGGTTGCTTGACACTCGTGGGATGGTCGGCCTGACTGAAGGTAAGGGGCACCTCTGACCACTTTAGATGCGGGCTTGGGCCCGGTGTGGTCGCCCACACCTCCCGGACCATCGACTTATATTCCCTGTTCGACGAATATGTTGCGGTGCCCCCAAAGATGTGGTGAACCATGTGATTGGCCTACTAGTACCCCAATGCCGACTGGTCGGGGTCACCCTCATCCTCACCATCCTCGTTGTGCCTTGATTTACGCTCTccaagctccttgtcgatgatgcccCACACAACCTTACGCTCAATCAGGTCATGGGCATCTATGTGGTGGATCGGGCATTAGCCACGACCCTTCTTcccttcctttttcttgaagaGCTGGTGCAGTTGTCCGATCTGCTTGACCACCATGATGTCGAACGGTCGTTCCTTgcgtttcttcttctttttctccttccagcCGACCCCTTTAGAGCAGCCGGCTGGTCGGAGGTCGGCCGTGACCTAACATTAATCTGACACTACCAGGCCTTGGAAGCCTGTGTGCACTTGTCtacgagctcgaagagctcacTAGTGCTTCAGATTTCCTTGGTGGctagcttctcgaccatcttttggtctctgACCCCTCTCTGGAATACAATGACCACGAATTCActcgtgatccttggaatggtgtttcggCGCTTGATGAAGCGTCGGATGAAGTCATGCAATGACTCACCTTGTCACTGCCTAACTTGGTACAGGTAATCctcgaccccaggtcaggcatAGGTCCCCTAGAAGTTGGCGACAAACTGGTCGCATAGATCATCTCAAGAGTGAACCAACTTGTAAGGGTGGTTCATAAACCAGGACCGAGCTAAACCAGTCAAGGCAGtcgggaagtagttggccatgactttcCCGTGATGTCCCatggcctgcaccatggtggtgtagatctatagAAACTCCCCAGAGTTGATCGAACCATCATACTTTTTAGCTAGGATCAGGCAGAACTTGTTCGGCTAGCGCACCTCTCGCAGTCAGTCTGATAGAGCGTTGCACCATGTTCCATAACAGGGAGTCTCCTGTTGATGGGCGACGGCGTGTGCTTagggagagagatgatggtCACGTGATCCTGGGGATGGGATGGAGGAATCTAACATCTCCCTGCATAGGGAGGCGAGTGGTAGGACTATTTGCCCTTTTCTTGCTCTCATCGGACACGGTCCTCCTGCTCTCGggtggccacctggctctggatcaCGTTGCGAAGGTCGTGTTGGCGTAGAGAGTCGCGCAAGTTACAGGGTTGGCTGTCCCGACATGGCGAGGGTCTTTGAGCTCTCCCCGTTACCTAGGGAGGACGAGATCATTCCTGCCGTTGGGCCTATCACGATTCTTGGCGATTGCGATCTTCACCAGTCCTAGCAACAGATGTGGTGTTTGCCGCCGCTGTTTGGCGTCGAGCGGTCTCaaccaggagggcgaggtcACAAAACTATGATGCTACTGATGAACCCTCCGGTATTACTACCGGTGGGTGGGTGAGAATTATTCGCACAATCTGCAGATTCTGCACAGGCGTCATGGATCCATAGTCGAGCTGCTAAGTGCGGAGTGACGACATATCACGAGGGGAGAGCCCCAGACATTTGTGCGGTGTGACGGCCTTGGTGAGGACGCTGACAAAGACCGCGTCATCTGCGGCAGCTCCTCCAGACAACATTATGGCGGTTGAGGCTGTGTCAGAGCGTTCCTGTGTCCGACGCCGATCTGGTTCCCTTCTGGGCGTGTGGCCTGGGCATCATCGCCGACATCTGGAACACGGGAGCCTCCATTGCCCCtgttgcatgaactgtcatgcaaacttTCCACTGAGCCTCAAAATCTTCAAACTCTGATTTGATGTCCTATACCTAAAGCACATCAGACTTATCTGGATCGTATCCCATGTCAAACACCAGTGACTTTGACACTCGAGCTAGCGCTCGGtctctttaaaaaaactcataGTTTGTCCAATATGGTAAAGTCCGAGGTTTTACCCCGGCCGGCTGGCCCATGCCTTTCCCATTCCTTCGGAAACCGGTAGCGGCTCAACAGCTGGGTTCGGCCCAGCCCAATACCATGTGCAGCATCCATGATGCACCGCACGGCCGCGCGAGCGACTTCACGGCGGCCTCAACACGTGTCCTCCCGCTTCACGTGCTCCTCCTCTAGTCTCTTCCTCCTCGCTCGCCGTCCCACATGACCTGACCCGCCCGAAAGTCGCCGAAACCGTCACACCATCACACGCCTTCGCCTTCGCCTTCCTCTTCTGGCTATAAattaaaagagagagagaggagagagctaTCGGAGAAGCCAGCCAATCCGTCACCGGCACCGCCCCAGCGACACCATGGAAGCCGCCGCAGCCACTTCGACCCTGACCCGCTCCGTCTCCCTCACCGCCCGCCTCCGCCGCTCCCGCACCGCCAGGTTCCCATCCCCCCAACTGTGCGCGCTCTCTGCCGCCGCTGCAGCCTCGCCCCGCGCCCTCCCGCTCCGCCACGCCAGGTCCGACGCCGACCTCGCCTCCTTCGCAAGATCCGCTGCCGTTCTCCGCCACTCCCCCATCCCGGCCATCCTCGAGGTCGACGAGGAAGATCAGGAGAAGGCGCCAGGGGGCTTTGACCGCCTCCTCCTCAATGGCGCCGGTAGGAACGGCGGCGGCCAAGGAGGCAGCGGTGGCGACagaggcggcagcggcggccaaGACAGCGGCTGTGGCATTGGGGAGTACTACCGGCGGGTGCTGCAGGTGGATTCAGAGAACTCGCTGCTGCTGCGCAACTACGGCAAGTACCTGCACGAGGTGGAAGGGGACCTGACGGGCGCCGAGGGGTGCTACGCGCGCGCGCTGCTAGTGTGCCCCGGCGACGCGGACCTGCTGAGCCTCTACGGCCGCGTCATCTGGGAAGCGCGCCAGGAGAAGGAACGCGCCGCGGCCTACTTCGAGCGCGCTGTTCAGGCCGCGCCCGATGACTGGTGAGTACTACCTGGCTATGGTATTCGCCGGCTGCTGGCTAACTTGAGCAACTGATTAATGGAGTACCTGCCCTGTTGCTCGATCCATGTTGAGCGGTGCATGTTGGTTTGATTGCGCAGCTACGTCCTGGGATCGTACGCGAGCTTCCTGTGGgacgccgaagaggaggaggaggaggcggcggcggatgtGCAGAAAGAGGAAACAATTGCAAGCACGGTGGTGGTGATGGCATCTCCGGCGTGATGACCTCAGCGGTGGATCTACTTTACTGTTGGTTAGTGTACATAGGAGGACGTTGCGGACCGGATCTAGCTGCCTCCGGCGAGCCATGATGGATCCGGCCAGTAATAACGAAGGGGCAGGCCAAGCGGCACTGATGCTGCTCCGTCGACGGAGACGAGCTATCAACTAAGAAGCAGAGACGAGCTGGCGGCAGCAAAACGACTGTATGTCCGGGATTGTATTGCGTCTCGTCGATGAGCACTTCATTTAGCTTTAATTATTTGTATTGACAATTGTACAGCGGGCACGTAATTGAGATAGCTAGCTATCTTGATGAATAACAACGAGACTTTATGATGATAATGAACAACAGTCATTGTACTCCTCATGTTGTACGAAGCAGGATGTTTACAAAGTTGATCatagaaatatatatacatatacacataattTCTAAGGATAAATTTTCTTTACAGTTTTAGGAGGCAGGTTATAAATGTTTATTTGCACTCCATTTCTTGAAAATAAGTGCTCTAATTCTATTTAGTAATATCTTCTATTTGTACACATTAAAACATTATAGTAGCATAGACAGATACTCTCTCTGTTCAAAAATAAcatacatattttattttgaaaaagttaaATTTTGTGTACTTTGATTAACATTAAATCAAATTGTAAGAatgtctagtgtataaaaatttaCAACTAGATCCctatttcaaaataatttcatattatataggttttgtaactataaatgatattttatgagaaaatcttaATCAAACTCTAACTTTGAAAACCGAGTCCAAAAAAATACACATACTATTTCTGAATAGAGAAAATACTTATTTGGTTCTTGTAAAACTTATATTTGATAGGTAGCACCACAAGAACATTTGAAGTGTAAGTGGTTTCTTAATTGCGAACACTGCTCTATCAGCCAAGCTTGCAGTAGGTCAATTTTGTCAAATGTAACATTTATCATGTCATTATGCCATTGTGTTTAGGATGCAGTTCCGGTGGAAGAACGTGTGACTGATGCGAAGTTACAAGGAAATGAAGCTTTTGCAAAAGGGAGTACCTTGCGGCAATTTACTTCTATGGCCTGGTAAATGCTTATGCAAATAAAAGCGGGTCATGTAACTATACAGGATGTGGTATTCTCAGGAACCAAACCAATTTCATTTTGTCTTTCACCAATGTAATAAAAACTGAATTTCAATCTTTCACTGGTAGATTTACTCTTTGTCCATGGGTTATCCAAACTTTGAATGTTGCAGTACCAGATTGGTGATGGTGCCACTTAGGAGTGGggattgcattttttttcttaatctgAAAAATGCCAAATACCAGATACATTGCAAGGTTTTAAGGTGTTAATTTAATTTATCTGCTTTATCCTTTTAGTAATAGAAgtgaaaaaatagcacaattTTTTCATATTCTAACTAGATATCAAATATGAGATTTCTATCAAATATTCATATACATAATAAATAGTATTTTCTTAGAGTTGCCAATTGTTGTATATATCTATTCTTTGAGGTTTCACCGACAACGATACTAAATATAGCTCTACCGAATGCTAATTATGGAATTTCAATTTTGATTATTAGTAAGGAGTGAAAGACAAAGCACCTGCAGATTTTATCCATTTGAAATGAAATACTGCGATATTACTACATAATCTATTCCTATAACAAATGCGCCATCTGCAGATATGCAAGCCTTTACTTCCACATGTGCCCTGATCCTGCTGACAACGAACTGGAAACTCTTCAAATCATCCATCACTTTGTTGAGATTTTGGACCAGTACTTTGGCAATGTAAGATCTCCCACACCACTTGCTATTTCCCAGTCATGGGACTtatatattttcctttttgatgAACGGAGAGAGTTATTTTCCTTATGGATGGTGTCTCTATCATATTGCAGCTCTGTGAGCTTGACTTGATATTCAATTTCCATAATGTGTGAGCTTGATATGTCAAAATTTTACTACTCTTGTTGTTCATATTTGCTACAATAGCAAGGCATTTCTACCTTTTTAACGTATTTGCAGACGTACTTCATATTTAGAGATCTAGATGGAGTGACGTGGGTTGGGTTTTGCCTCCACGCGTCCCCACCAGCATGTCCTACATCAGTGCCCCACCCTGAGGTCTGGTGGAACTTTTTGAAAGGATTGAATGGCTCAAGAGGGGAGGTGAATTgggctctaattaaaaatatttttaccgaaaattaaaataagtagcaaccttatcctagataaaatataatgcaattacgaaaataaaatagagcaaggcaacaaaacaagcaaacaaaggCACTAAGCAAATTGTAGaattaaagcttgcaagaatgtaaatactcaAACTAAATGCGGGTAAGTATAAAGATGGACAAGATGACACCGATTTTTTTagatatcgaggagttggcactcccctcTAGTCCTCGTTAGAGTATCCACTAATGATATCGCtctcccttgagtcaccaagactcaagtgctccttTATGATTGATAGTTCTCCATCTCTGAATTGGCGgccatcaaaccaagtacatcgcACTTTCTGGGGCTCTCGCAAGAACTTTAAGAGCTTACCGAGACAACTCCAATCATCTAAGACCGttaggtgttaccaaccaccaagagtaacaagccaatagcttcacttgacaaagattAAGCCTAAACTATAACTAGATACACACTTTCTACTCTCTAAGTACTAATGATGTCTTTAATCTttcaattagggactttgcaaatcactttagtgctctctcttgcttcttgatgacacacaatATATAGGCTCCTCTGAGTTGCAAGAGATCAAAGTGAGACctagtgagggggtatttataggctagaggtccaaatctagccgttgcccaatCGCACACTTTTCTATGAatgccggaaggtccagtgtgcACCGGCTCACacacgccagaccatccggcgtgtacctTTTTCAAACACTGCCAGTGCCAGTTGTCACTAGCTGTTATTGTTATGAAATGCTCCGGAGAAGTCTCCGTTATacacgtcggaccatccagcgagtATCGTCGCGAAAAACCATCTGAGAAACCTTCTGTGCAAGGAATGCTCCGGCGAAGTCATTTGGtgaacgctggaccatccgacatgcaCACTCGCTTTTTCAGTAGAAACTCTAGTTCTGTGTAAAAAACTCTCGTGTGTTTCATCCTCAACGcgggaccatccggtgtgttgattTGAAGCGCCTCTTCAGAGTCAAAACACTCCGCGTATTCAACATgcagagcaccagactatccgatttTGACTTGTACTTTTTCTAGCTACGTCACTAGAAAAATGCTCCAATGTTAGAACCTTTTGTGtcatcggaccatctagtgaaCTCAAAAAGATTTCTGACTTGAACCAATAATGCTCCGGTAAGTTCAACATGTTGAACGCCGGGCCATCTAGTATAGGCATATTCTTCTAAAgtcgtccaattcaatcattctcgagttctaacttctcgTCGTCTCATCTATGGGCTTCTTTGAGTTACCTAGTGCTAAaatttcataagtgtgcatccaactaagtctagaataacctaggtcaagctactattCTTAGCcactctttatagtacggtaaaaaaactaagaaaaaagaCATATACTACTATAAGTATCCTTCATTCCCTtgtaacacttagaactaggagatccttaatcttgatacaCATGTTCTTTAATCATCCATAGAATCGCCTTAGGGAACAAGAATATCCAATCATCATTATGAtctaaatttttgatacccttcaaaacacacttgttagtcacaatgctACACTTTTctttaatcaccaaaacacttaccacttaccaaGGGGCCTAGATACTGCACTTTTCTTTCCACGCTCCACCCCATGGAGCGAAGATTATCCAAAATGACATTTACAAACAAGTCAAAACAGTGAGGATTTCTAGCTGCACTTACAAAAATTTCAACCATTCCAACATACTTCAACAATTTCAACGGTCATGTCTCAACATCTAATAGCTTTGTGATCTAAAGTAGTATTCAAGCGAATAGActcattctttctttcttccttatGTGGAAACTCTGTCGCTCTACATGACTAACAAATGAAGCCGCCGGTTGAACATTGTACACTAGAGACTAAGCCCATCGACCTCGATTTTGGGTGATCCTACTAATATAAGAAGCTGCTAGGTCTGCATTTTCCCCTCTTTGAAGCTTAGCTTGGTTCTTCTGAAGTCGTGTCCAGTCTCCAGTGACATAAAACATGACTATGCATATCATGATCACTGGAGAACGAGGGTAGTCTAATCCGAAGAGATGTGTGAATATCTGATTAGACAAAGTCTTTTCACCTCATGAGTTTTAGTTATTAGATATTCAGGGATGGATTCTTGGAATGGTAGTATGCTTAGACTCATTGCTCAATGTACTATCATAATATGCTACTTTCATTAATCCATAGAAAATTGAGTTACACAGTACCAACCTATATACAGATTTGTATACAGGCTTGGTCTTAAATTTAGCAAAGCACTCTAGACTGGTGAATCAATTGGTTTCTGATTGATCCAAAAAATCATTCTTTGTCTGATATATTTTTCTTCGGCTATCTGTTGTCATAGACCCATTCCATTATGACAATTGAACAACCATTTACCTAACATGCAATAATTCATGGTGCCCTTTTCTTAGGCTTGCAAACAATTTCCCATCTGACCAAATACCTTGCCACATGAATCTCTTCTCTTTGATAAATCCTCTTCTAAAAATACTACATCACTCTTGAGATAATTTTATCTTTAGCCCACTCTTTCTTTCATACGGATACAAAAAAATTCTCACATTCTGAGCCACAACAATATCATATTTTTTGAAGAATCAGTAGGATTGTCCCTTACTGGTTATGTATTAAAAACTTATAAAAAAGGAGTCCAAAGCGAACTTacaaaccaaaaataaaaatcaaaaggagacctatacaagttattctaaaaatacaaGCCATTGGAACATAGCTTCAACAAAACAAGGTCGGGCACGATGGATAACCAAATTAAATTCCTTCTTGAAGAGACTCCATACAACTTGAATTGAAGGATGAGCTTCATTGAACACCCAATCATTTCAAATTTTCAAGATACTCCAACTCATAAGAATGATGATCTCCTTCGCAAAGGGAACTTTAAGCTTCCTTCTGAATATCCTCAAAGTTTGAATCGGCCTGTGTTGAACATTAGTATTGAGGTGAAGAAGAGACCTATGTTTTCTGGTTTCCTCCAACTAAAGAATACAAAGATCACAAGTAAAGGAAGGAAGGATCATGTTTTTCCTCCTAAGGAGCTCTCTATTATTCAATATGTCCTTCAAAATGAGCCAGAAAAAGACTTTATGCTTCATTTGACAACAACTCTTCCAGTTCCAATTGAAAATAGGATGAATGGGCTTATGCTCAATCATAACATTGTATACTTTATTGGCCGAGAAAGCAGAAGTACCCCAGATGTAAGTCCAAGTGTCATTGAAGTTGTTTAAAGGGAAATGAGAGATGTGTATCTAAAGCTCTTGCAATTGATCAAAGGCCTGAGTAGATAACAGGGAGATTGAAAGCGCCATAAAGATTTTCCATTTCAGCAACGTCTAAAGAGTCACTCTACAATCTTTAGTAAAGGAAAACATCTGAGGGAACTGCTGATGGGGGACAAAGCCTGACCAATAGAGGTGCCTTTATAAGTACCCACAAGTTTTAGAATATCTCTCAACCAAAACGAACCCTTCTTGACATTAGCATTAAAAAAACCATATGAGTGATAGTTTCTCCATAATAATTGTACCCAGGGAAGATCCATTTTATTGTAGAACTTATGAAGGATTTTGAGGAGCAAGGCTTCACTGTGCACCCTTAGGTTAATGACtccaagcccccccccccattgtTTCTTTGGTCTACATACCATCTACCAAGAGGCCAAAGAAGGTTTTTTCCCATTTAAATTAGAACCTCTCCATAGGCAATGTTTTCTATATTTGTCAATTTGCGTGATTACAATAGCTGGGATTTTGAGATTGCATAAAAAAAAGTAGGCAGAGCAGACAGAACTAAATTTACCACTTGAAGTTTCCCAACCTAGGTGAGAAAAACTAAGGTGTTAATTAATCTTCTTTCGACACTCTTGATAATACGCATAAACTCCTCTAGCTTGGGCTTAGTAAAACTAAGAGGGATCCCAAGATAGATAAAAGGAAGGGATCCTTCTGGCATTGAAAGGTCCTAGCCCGAAGCTCCATCTTCTCATATGAAACATTAATTGGGACCATTACAGACTTGTTGTAATTAATGCTCAAGCCTGTAGAATCAACAAAAGTATTAAAGAGGGCATTCAAAATAAAAAGCTACCTTGGACATGCTTGAACAACTAAAAGAGTGCCATCTTCATATTGTACAACTGGGAAATCCTACCCAGCCTCAATCTAAAGAGGGAGCTGAATGAACCCTTGATATTTAGCTTTATTCAGTATGGACTGAACAAGGTTAGCAGCTAGGATAAAAAGCAAAGGTGAAAGAGGATCACCCTGCCTAACACCTCTTTTACAATGAAAGACTTTCTCTGCAATTCCATTCAGAAGAACAGCCGAAGTACTAGAATTCAAAATTTGAGATATCTAAGAAATTCATCTCTGCCCAAAACCCTTGTGAGGAAAATATCTAGGATAACTTGATGTTCAATTTTATCAAAATCCTTCTCGAAATCTATATTTAGAATCACaatctccttttttttatttgtgacATAAAAAAGATATTCAAAAGATCAGGCCAAGCAATCTTGAATGGATCTACTCTTAACGAAGCCATATTGATTTATGTAGACAATCTTCAAAATGACCTGCTGGAGCCTATCAGCAATGAGCTTTGTGATCACCTTAATAGAGGAGTTTAAGAGAGAATTGGGCATGTAATCTCCCACACAGATGGGATTACCCTTCTTGGGAACCCGAGTATTATAAGACACATTTATA is part of the Phragmites australis chromosome 12, lpPhrAust1.1, whole genome shotgun sequence genome and harbors:
- the LOC133887038 gene encoding uncharacterized protein LOC133887038; amino-acid sequence: MEAAAATSTLTRSVSLTARLRRSRTARFPSPQLCALSAAAAASPRALPLRHARSDADLASFARSAAVLRHSPIPAILEVDEEDQEKAPGGFDRLLLNGAGRNGGGQGGSGGDRGGSGGQDSGCGIGEYYRRVLQVDSENSLLLRNYGKYLHEVEGDLTGAEGCYARALLVCPGDADLLSLYGRVIWEARQEKERAAAYFERAVQAAPDDCYVLGSYASFLWDAEEEEEEAAADVQKEETIASTVVVMASPA